In Deinococcus psychrotolerans, the genomic window AAATCCGGCTGTTCATCGGCCAAAAACCGGACGCTCAGGCCGTCGACCAGGGCGCGGAGTTGCCAAGCCCGCGCTGCCAGGTCGGCCCCGCCGCCCAGCGCCGAGAGTTCAAGGTCTAAGCTGAGGCTGGCCGCCACAAAGTCGCGCTGCACCTTCATCAGCGCGGGGCTGCGGGCCGCCGCCGAGAGCAGATCGAGAGACACCGTGTAAAACCGCTTGGTGTTGAGCACCCCGTAAAACTGGTTTTCGACGTAGGCCTGCAACTTGGCTTCAGGGCTGGGCGCTTGCCGAAGGGCGCGGCGGGTGGCAGCGGTGACAGTTCGCACGAAGCGGCGCATCACGGCAGCCAGTAACTCTTCTTTGCTGCCGAAGTGGTAAACCAACGTGCCTTTGCTGA contains:
- a CDS encoding TetR/AcrR family transcriptional regulator; translated protein: MARRVDPVQDRLRRAALEQAAYQAIFECGFASVTLGDIAARAGVSKGTLVYHFGSKEELLAAVMRRFVRTVTAATRRALRQAPSPEAKLQAYVENQFYGVLNTKRFYTVSLDLLSAAARSPALMKVQRDFVAASLSLDLELSALGGGADLAARAWQLRALVDGLSVRFLADEQPDLYLYRRICLTGLRALLWPP